One window of Rhodothermales bacterium genomic DNA carries:
- a CDS encoding BamA/TamA family outer membrane protein, which translates to QVLNWMKERGFAFARVTASARVDSVFSTADVQYVIEPGPVTHFADVVIEGNTSVADRILIRELPFRSGEIYSNKKVSQGQQDIFGLRLFRVALSDIPDQPVDSTVTVRYRVREAKLRFLTGQSGYSREDGVALQGEWRHRNFLGAARNFAVSTIAQTGWLASAGDNVTPRLFNFSVSIGQPYLFSRRLSGSLSPFVQFERDPNLRESGRTLGINRRDVGFVTSVVYQKYTFRPISVGYTFVRSLQYTSQREDVTIEQKDVFNKSVLSLSGTFGKLDNYLSPREGYLFQPYVESAEALLGSAIEYIKLGTEAQAFVPITKRWSIGTRIQIGRLWPLESTLERLDSGDPLFEDRFDPILFYSGGAVDVRGWNTGLLGAKTARQAGEEDTRIVYEAAGGRTRLAINMELKYTLPGYGRKWQLASFADAGQVSSREVTLTDGSSVIVDDGRIRLNNMYYAVGTGVRYRTPVGLVRLDLAFKLNPSTKDLLSPEDAYNGIDNERFSRRFNLHLSIGQTF; encoded by the coding sequence ACCAGGTGCTGAACTGGATGAAGGAACGCGGGTTCGCCTTTGCGCGCGTTACCGCCTCGGCCCGAGTCGATTCGGTATTCAGTACGGCCGACGTTCAGTATGTGATCGAGCCCGGGCCCGTCACTCATTTCGCCGACGTCGTTATCGAAGGCAACACGTCCGTGGCGGACCGCATTCTGATTCGAGAACTTCCCTTTCGAAGCGGAGAGATCTACTCGAACAAGAAAGTTTCGCAAGGGCAGCAGGATATCTTTGGACTCCGGCTGTTCCGCGTGGCCCTGTCTGATATTCCGGATCAGCCCGTCGATAGTACGGTCACGGTACGATACCGGGTGAGAGAGGCAAAACTCCGGTTTCTTACAGGTCAGTCGGGCTACTCGCGAGAAGACGGCGTGGCACTGCAAGGTGAATGGCGCCACCGCAATTTTCTAGGCGCCGCTCGCAACTTCGCCGTGAGCACAATCGCACAAACCGGATGGCTCGCTAGCGCAGGCGACAATGTGACTCCGCGGCTGTTCAACTTCTCGGTGAGCATTGGTCAACCCTATCTGTTTTCACGCAGATTGTCGGGCAGTCTTTCACCATTCGTGCAGTTCGAGCGTGACCCGAATCTTCGGGAGAGTGGGCGCACACTTGGTATCAACCGGCGGGACGTCGGCTTCGTCACATCCGTCGTCTATCAGAAGTACACGTTCAGACCAATCTCGGTCGGTTACACGTTCGTTCGATCGCTTCAATACACATCTCAGCGCGAAGACGTGACCATCGAACAAAAGGACGTGTTCAACAAGAGCGTCCTGTCTCTTTCGGGGACGTTCGGGAAGCTCGACAACTACCTGAGTCCGAGAGAGGGGTACCTGTTTCAACCTTATGTCGAGAGCGCCGAGGCGCTGCTCGGATCCGCTATTGAGTACATCAAGCTTGGCACGGAGGCGCAGGCCTTTGTACCCATCACGAAGCGGTGGTCGATCGGAACAAGAATTCAAATCGGTCGGCTATGGCCACTCGAATCAACTCTGGAGCGACTTGACAGCGGAGACCCGCTGTTCGAAGACCGATTCGATCCGATTCTTTTCTATTCCGGCGGAGCTGTAGATGTACGCGGCTGGAACACCGGATTGCTTGGCGCCAAGACGGCGCGACAGGCCGGCGAGGAGGATACTCGAATTGTGTACGAAGCAGCCGGAGGACGAACACGCCTTGCCATCAACATGGAACTCAAGTACACACTTCCTGGATATGGCAGGAAGTGGCAGCTCGCCAGTTTCGCGGATGCCGGTCAGGTGTCGTCGCGCGAGGTGACCCTCACAGACGGATCGTCCGTAATCGTTGACGACGGTCGCATCCGGCTGAACAACATGTACTACGCGGTCGGAACCGGCGTCCGATACCGGACGCCGGTCGGTCTGGTAAGACTTGACCTCGCGTTCAAACTCAACCCTTCAACAAAGGACCTGCTATCGCCGGAGGACGCCTACAACGGCATCGATAACGAGAGATTCTCGCGGCGATTCAACCTCCACCTCAGCATCGGTCAGACGTTTTAG